A region from the Halichondria panicea chromosome 11, odHalPani1.1, whole genome shotgun sequence genome encodes:
- the LOC135344145 gene encoding transcriptional enhancer factor TEF-1-like isoform X4, whose product MDPFKATMEPIAGTQPKDMMGATPTNMDGQVGAAANQQAGEGVDETGNDAEGVWSPDIEQAFQEALAIYPPCGRRKIILSDEGKMYGRNELIARYIKLRTGKQRTRKQVSSHIQVLARKKSREIQGKIKVYNDQAARDKALAGLSAMSSAQIVSASILQNTASSRIAGNAVPMHTMLSPPVGAPNSNPVVVKHELLNPAAMIWNPQAGGGHFGIPNSMASHPEQQFAPPHLVEQPTPPNIPPPNLPLKMVEFVAFVDKTKSETDPDKKHEFVNIDASTSFMDPGMEAVDIRHIQDKFPEKNGGLKDLYDKGPQDRFFLVKFWADLNTVLLDETSAFYGVTSQYECSENMTISCSTKVCSFGKQVVEKVETEYSRFDNGRFVFRINRSPMCDYMVSFIHRLKHLPEKYMMNSVLENFTILQVVTNRDTQDTLLCLAYVFEVVTNDDGPKHRVYRLIKEN is encoded by the exons ATGGATCCTTTCAAAG CCACTATGGAGCCTATTGCAGGCACACAGCCCAAGGATATGATGggagccacacccactaacatGGACGGACAAGTCGGAGCAGCGGCCAATCAGCAg GCTGGAGAGGGTGTGGACGAGACAGGCAACGATgctgagggggtgtggtctcccGATATAGAGCAGGCGTTTCAAGAAGCCCTAGCAATATACCCGCCATGTGGTCGCAGGAAAATCATCCTATCAGACGAAGGCAAGATGTATG gacgtAACGAGCTCATTGCACGCTACATCAAGCTAAGAACTGGCAAGCAGAGAACTCGAAAACAA gtctccAGTCATATTCAAGTACTGGCTCGGAAGAAGTCTCGTGAGATCCAGGGCAAGATAAAAGTCTACAAT GACCAGGCGGCCCGAGACAAGGCTCTAGCCGGCCTCTCTGCTATGTCCTCTGCTCAGATTGTCTCCGCCTCCATACTACAAAACACTGCGTCATCAC GTATAGCAGGCAATGCAGTGCCCATGCATACCATGCTCAGCCCCCCGGTGGGGGCACCCAACTCTAACCCTGTCGTTGTCAAACATGAACTACTCAACCCAGCAGCTATG ATATGGAACCCTCAAGCTGGTGGTGGTCATTTTGGCATCCCTAACTCCATGGCTAGTCACCCAGAGCAACAGTTCGCCCCCCCTCACCTAGTGGAGCAGCCCACACCTCCCAACATACCACCCCCTAATCTC CCTCTTAAGATGGTCGAGTTTGTTGCATTCGTTGACAAAACAAAGAGTGAAACAGACCCT gaCAAGAAGCATGAGTTTGTCAACATTGACGCCAGCACAAGCTTCATGGACCCAGGGATGGAGGCAGTGGATATTCGCCACATTCAGGACAAGTTCCCAGAGAAGAATGGCGGCCTCAAGGACTTGTATGATAAGGGACCCCAGGATCGCTTCTTCCTCGTCAAGTTCTGG GCTGACCTGAACACAGTGTTGTTGGACGAGACCAGTGCATTCTATGGTGTGACCAGTCAGTACGAGTGCAGTGAGAACATGACCATCTCGTGTTCAACAAAGGTCTGCTCATTTGGAAAACAAGTCGTCGAGAAGGTCGAG acggaGTACTCTCGATTTGACAATGGACGGTTTGTGTTTCGTATCAACCGCTCGCCCATGTGTGACTACATGGTGAGCTTCATCCATCGCCTCAAGCACTTGCCAGAGAAGTACATGATGAACAGCGTACTAGAGAACTTCACCATTctacag GTGGTGACCAATCGTGACACTCAAGACACGCTACTCTGTCTGGCGTACGTCTTTGAGGTCGTAACCAATGACGACGGACCCAAGCATAGAGTGTACAGACTTATCAAGGAGAACTAG
- the LOC135344145 gene encoding transcriptional enhancer factor TEF-1-like isoform X5 yields the protein MEPIAGTQPKDMMGATPTNMDGQVGAAANQQAGEGVDETGNDAEGVWSPDIEQAFQEALAIYPPCGRRKIILSDEGKMYGRNELIARYIKLRTGKQRTRKQVSSHIQVLARKKSREIQGKIKVYNQDQAARDKALAGLSAMSSAQIVSASILQNTASSRMFGTPGIAGNAVPMHTMLSPPVGAPNSNPVVVKHELLNPAAMIWNPQAGGGHFGIPNSMASHPEQQFAPPHLVEQPTPPNIPPPNLPLKMVEFVAFVDKTKSETDPDKKHEFVNIDASTSFMDPGMEAVDIRHIQDKFPEKNGGLKDLYDKGPQDRFFLVKFWADLNTVLLDETSAFYGVTSQYECSENMTISCSTKVCSFGKQVVEKVETEYSRFDNGRFVFRINRSPMCDYMVSFIHRLKHLPEKYMMNSVLENFTILQVVTNRDTQDTLLCLAYVFEVVTNDDGPKHRVYRLIKEN from the exons ATGGAGCCTATTGCAGGCACACAGCCCAAGGATATGATGggagccacacccactaacatGGACGGACAAGTCGGAGCAGCGGCCAATCAGCAg GCTGGAGAGGGTGTGGACGAGACAGGCAACGATgctgagggggtgtggtctcccGATATAGAGCAGGCGTTTCAAGAAGCCCTAGCAATATACCCGCCATGTGGTCGCAGGAAAATCATCCTATCAGACGAAGGCAAGATGTATG gacgtAACGAGCTCATTGCACGCTACATCAAGCTAAGAACTGGCAAGCAGAGAACTCGAAAACAA gtctccAGTCATATTCAAGTACTGGCTCGGAAGAAGTCTCGTGAGATCCAGGGCAAGATAAAAGTCTACAAT CAGGACCAGGCGGCCCGAGACAAGGCTCTAGCCGGCCTCTCTGCTATGTCCTCTGCTCAGATTGTCTCCGCCTCCATACTACAAAACACTGCGTCATCACGTATGTTTGGCACTCCAG GTATAGCAGGCAATGCAGTGCCCATGCATACCATGCTCAGCCCCCCGGTGGGGGCACCCAACTCTAACCCTGTCGTTGTCAAACATGAACTACTCAACCCAGCAGCTATG ATATGGAACCCTCAAGCTGGTGGTGGTCATTTTGGCATCCCTAACTCCATGGCTAGTCACCCAGAGCAACAGTTCGCCCCCCCTCACCTAGTGGAGCAGCCCACACCTCCCAACATACCACCCCCTAATCTC CCTCTTAAGATGGTCGAGTTTGTTGCATTCGTTGACAAAACAAAGAGTGAAACAGACCCT gaCAAGAAGCATGAGTTTGTCAACATTGACGCCAGCACAAGCTTCATGGACCCAGGGATGGAGGCAGTGGATATTCGCCACATTCAGGACAAGTTCCCAGAGAAGAATGGCGGCCTCAAGGACTTGTATGATAAGGGACCCCAGGATCGCTTCTTCCTCGTCAAGTTCTGG GCTGACCTGAACACAGTGTTGTTGGACGAGACCAGTGCATTCTATGGTGTGACCAGTCAGTACGAGTGCAGTGAGAACATGACCATCTCGTGTTCAACAAAGGTCTGCTCATTTGGAAAACAAGTCGTCGAGAAGGTCGAG acggaGTACTCTCGATTTGACAATGGACGGTTTGTGTTTCGTATCAACCGCTCGCCCATGTGTGACTACATGGTGAGCTTCATCCATCGCCTCAAGCACTTGCCAGAGAAGTACATGATGAACAGCGTACTAGAGAACTTCACCATTctacag GTGGTGACCAATCGTGACACTCAAGACACGCTACTCTGTCTGGCGTACGTCTTTGAGGTCGTAACCAATGACGACGGACCCAAGCATAGAGTGTACAGACTTATCAAGGAGAACTAG
- the LOC135344145 gene encoding transcriptional enhancer factor TEF-1-like isoform X3 has product MDPFKATMEPIAGTQPKDMMGATPTNMDGQVGAAANQQAGEGVDETGNDAEGVWSPDIEQAFQEALAIYPPCGRRKIILSDEGKMYGRNELIARYIKLRTGKQRTRKQVSSHIQVLARKKSREIQGKIKVYNQDQAARDKALAGLSAMSSAQIVSASILQNTASSRIAGNAVPMHTMLSPPVGAPNSNPVVVKHELLNPAAMIWNPQAGGGHFGIPNSMASHPEQQFAPPHLVEQPTPPNIPPPNLPLKMVEFVAFVDKTKSETDPDKKHEFVNIDASTSFMDPGMEAVDIRHIQDKFPEKNGGLKDLYDKGPQDRFFLVKFWADLNTVLLDETSAFYGVTSQYECSENMTISCSTKVCSFGKQVVEKVETEYSRFDNGRFVFRINRSPMCDYMVSFIHRLKHLPEKYMMNSVLENFTILQVVTNRDTQDTLLCLAYVFEVVTNDDGPKHRVYRLIKEN; this is encoded by the exons ATGGATCCTTTCAAAG CCACTATGGAGCCTATTGCAGGCACACAGCCCAAGGATATGATGggagccacacccactaacatGGACGGACAAGTCGGAGCAGCGGCCAATCAGCAg GCTGGAGAGGGTGTGGACGAGACAGGCAACGATgctgagggggtgtggtctcccGATATAGAGCAGGCGTTTCAAGAAGCCCTAGCAATATACCCGCCATGTGGTCGCAGGAAAATCATCCTATCAGACGAAGGCAAGATGTATG gacgtAACGAGCTCATTGCACGCTACATCAAGCTAAGAACTGGCAAGCAGAGAACTCGAAAACAA gtctccAGTCATATTCAAGTACTGGCTCGGAAGAAGTCTCGTGAGATCCAGGGCAAGATAAAAGTCTACAAT CAGGACCAGGCGGCCCGAGACAAGGCTCTAGCCGGCCTCTCTGCTATGTCCTCTGCTCAGATTGTCTCCGCCTCCATACTACAAAACACTGCGTCATCAC GTATAGCAGGCAATGCAGTGCCCATGCATACCATGCTCAGCCCCCCGGTGGGGGCACCCAACTCTAACCCTGTCGTTGTCAAACATGAACTACTCAACCCAGCAGCTATG ATATGGAACCCTCAAGCTGGTGGTGGTCATTTTGGCATCCCTAACTCCATGGCTAGTCACCCAGAGCAACAGTTCGCCCCCCCTCACCTAGTGGAGCAGCCCACACCTCCCAACATACCACCCCCTAATCTC CCTCTTAAGATGGTCGAGTTTGTTGCATTCGTTGACAAAACAAAGAGTGAAACAGACCCT gaCAAGAAGCATGAGTTTGTCAACATTGACGCCAGCACAAGCTTCATGGACCCAGGGATGGAGGCAGTGGATATTCGCCACATTCAGGACAAGTTCCCAGAGAAGAATGGCGGCCTCAAGGACTTGTATGATAAGGGACCCCAGGATCGCTTCTTCCTCGTCAAGTTCTGG GCTGACCTGAACACAGTGTTGTTGGACGAGACCAGTGCATTCTATGGTGTGACCAGTCAGTACGAGTGCAGTGAGAACATGACCATCTCGTGTTCAACAAAGGTCTGCTCATTTGGAAAACAAGTCGTCGAGAAGGTCGAG acggaGTACTCTCGATTTGACAATGGACGGTTTGTGTTTCGTATCAACCGCTCGCCCATGTGTGACTACATGGTGAGCTTCATCCATCGCCTCAAGCACTTGCCAGAGAAGTACATGATGAACAGCGTACTAGAGAACTTCACCATTctacag GTGGTGACCAATCGTGACACTCAAGACACGCTACTCTGTCTGGCGTACGTCTTTGAGGTCGTAACCAATGACGACGGACCCAAGCATAGAGTGTACAGACTTATCAAGGAGAACTAG
- the LOC135344145 gene encoding transcriptional enhancer factor TEF-1-like isoform X1 — MDPFKATMEPIAGTQPKDMMGATPTNMDGQVGAAANQQAGEGVDETGNDAEGVWSPDIEQAFQEALAIYPPCGRRKIILSDEGKMYGRNELIARYIKLRTGKQRTRKQVSSHIQVLARKKSREIQGKIKVYNQDQAARDKALAGLSAMSSAQIVSASILQNTASSRMFGTPGIAGNAVPMHTMLSPPVGAPNSNPVVVKHELLNPAAMIWNPQAGGGHFGIPNSMASHPEQQFAPPHLVEQPTPPNIPPPNLPLKMVEFVAFVDKTKSETDPDKKHEFVNIDASTSFMDPGMEAVDIRHIQDKFPEKNGGLKDLYDKGPQDRFFLVKFWADLNTVLLDETSAFYGVTSQYECSENMTISCSTKVCSFGKQVVEKVETEYSRFDNGRFVFRINRSPMCDYMVSFIHRLKHLPEKYMMNSVLENFTILQVVTNRDTQDTLLCLAYVFEVVTNDDGPKHRVYRLIKEN; from the exons ATGGATCCTTTCAAAG CCACTATGGAGCCTATTGCAGGCACACAGCCCAAGGATATGATGggagccacacccactaacatGGACGGACAAGTCGGAGCAGCGGCCAATCAGCAg GCTGGAGAGGGTGTGGACGAGACAGGCAACGATgctgagggggtgtggtctcccGATATAGAGCAGGCGTTTCAAGAAGCCCTAGCAATATACCCGCCATGTGGTCGCAGGAAAATCATCCTATCAGACGAAGGCAAGATGTATG gacgtAACGAGCTCATTGCACGCTACATCAAGCTAAGAACTGGCAAGCAGAGAACTCGAAAACAA gtctccAGTCATATTCAAGTACTGGCTCGGAAGAAGTCTCGTGAGATCCAGGGCAAGATAAAAGTCTACAAT CAGGACCAGGCGGCCCGAGACAAGGCTCTAGCCGGCCTCTCTGCTATGTCCTCTGCTCAGATTGTCTCCGCCTCCATACTACAAAACACTGCGTCATCACGTATGTTTGGCACTCCAG GTATAGCAGGCAATGCAGTGCCCATGCATACCATGCTCAGCCCCCCGGTGGGGGCACCCAACTCTAACCCTGTCGTTGTCAAACATGAACTACTCAACCCAGCAGCTATG ATATGGAACCCTCAAGCTGGTGGTGGTCATTTTGGCATCCCTAACTCCATGGCTAGTCACCCAGAGCAACAGTTCGCCCCCCCTCACCTAGTGGAGCAGCCCACACCTCCCAACATACCACCCCCTAATCTC CCTCTTAAGATGGTCGAGTTTGTTGCATTCGTTGACAAAACAAAGAGTGAAACAGACCCT gaCAAGAAGCATGAGTTTGTCAACATTGACGCCAGCACAAGCTTCATGGACCCAGGGATGGAGGCAGTGGATATTCGCCACATTCAGGACAAGTTCCCAGAGAAGAATGGCGGCCTCAAGGACTTGTATGATAAGGGACCCCAGGATCGCTTCTTCCTCGTCAAGTTCTGG GCTGACCTGAACACAGTGTTGTTGGACGAGACCAGTGCATTCTATGGTGTGACCAGTCAGTACGAGTGCAGTGAGAACATGACCATCTCGTGTTCAACAAAGGTCTGCTCATTTGGAAAACAAGTCGTCGAGAAGGTCGAG acggaGTACTCTCGATTTGACAATGGACGGTTTGTGTTTCGTATCAACCGCTCGCCCATGTGTGACTACATGGTGAGCTTCATCCATCGCCTCAAGCACTTGCCAGAGAAGTACATGATGAACAGCGTACTAGAGAACTTCACCATTctacag GTGGTGACCAATCGTGACACTCAAGACACGCTACTCTGTCTGGCGTACGTCTTTGAGGTCGTAACCAATGACGACGGACCCAAGCATAGAGTGTACAGACTTATCAAGGAGAACTAG
- the LOC135344145 gene encoding transcriptional enhancer factor TEF-1-like isoform X2: MDPFKATMEPIAGTQPKDMMGATPTNMDGQVGAAANQQAGEGVDETGNDAEGVWSPDIEQAFQEALAIYPPCGRRKIILSDEGKMYGRNELIARYIKLRTGKQRTRKQVSSHIQVLARKKSREIQGKIKVYNDQAARDKALAGLSAMSSAQIVSASILQNTASSRMFGTPGIAGNAVPMHTMLSPPVGAPNSNPVVVKHELLNPAAMIWNPQAGGGHFGIPNSMASHPEQQFAPPHLVEQPTPPNIPPPNLPLKMVEFVAFVDKTKSETDPDKKHEFVNIDASTSFMDPGMEAVDIRHIQDKFPEKNGGLKDLYDKGPQDRFFLVKFWADLNTVLLDETSAFYGVTSQYECSENMTISCSTKVCSFGKQVVEKVETEYSRFDNGRFVFRINRSPMCDYMVSFIHRLKHLPEKYMMNSVLENFTILQVVTNRDTQDTLLCLAYVFEVVTNDDGPKHRVYRLIKEN; the protein is encoded by the exons ATGGATCCTTTCAAAG CCACTATGGAGCCTATTGCAGGCACACAGCCCAAGGATATGATGggagccacacccactaacatGGACGGACAAGTCGGAGCAGCGGCCAATCAGCAg GCTGGAGAGGGTGTGGACGAGACAGGCAACGATgctgagggggtgtggtctcccGATATAGAGCAGGCGTTTCAAGAAGCCCTAGCAATATACCCGCCATGTGGTCGCAGGAAAATCATCCTATCAGACGAAGGCAAGATGTATG gacgtAACGAGCTCATTGCACGCTACATCAAGCTAAGAACTGGCAAGCAGAGAACTCGAAAACAA gtctccAGTCATATTCAAGTACTGGCTCGGAAGAAGTCTCGTGAGATCCAGGGCAAGATAAAAGTCTACAAT GACCAGGCGGCCCGAGACAAGGCTCTAGCCGGCCTCTCTGCTATGTCCTCTGCTCAGATTGTCTCCGCCTCCATACTACAAAACACTGCGTCATCACGTATGTTTGGCACTCCAG GTATAGCAGGCAATGCAGTGCCCATGCATACCATGCTCAGCCCCCCGGTGGGGGCACCCAACTCTAACCCTGTCGTTGTCAAACATGAACTACTCAACCCAGCAGCTATG ATATGGAACCCTCAAGCTGGTGGTGGTCATTTTGGCATCCCTAACTCCATGGCTAGTCACCCAGAGCAACAGTTCGCCCCCCCTCACCTAGTGGAGCAGCCCACACCTCCCAACATACCACCCCCTAATCTC CCTCTTAAGATGGTCGAGTTTGTTGCATTCGTTGACAAAACAAAGAGTGAAACAGACCCT gaCAAGAAGCATGAGTTTGTCAACATTGACGCCAGCACAAGCTTCATGGACCCAGGGATGGAGGCAGTGGATATTCGCCACATTCAGGACAAGTTCCCAGAGAAGAATGGCGGCCTCAAGGACTTGTATGATAAGGGACCCCAGGATCGCTTCTTCCTCGTCAAGTTCTGG GCTGACCTGAACACAGTGTTGTTGGACGAGACCAGTGCATTCTATGGTGTGACCAGTCAGTACGAGTGCAGTGAGAACATGACCATCTCGTGTTCAACAAAGGTCTGCTCATTTGGAAAACAAGTCGTCGAGAAGGTCGAG acggaGTACTCTCGATTTGACAATGGACGGTTTGTGTTTCGTATCAACCGCTCGCCCATGTGTGACTACATGGTGAGCTTCATCCATCGCCTCAAGCACTTGCCAGAGAAGTACATGATGAACAGCGTACTAGAGAACTTCACCATTctacag GTGGTGACCAATCGTGACACTCAAGACACGCTACTCTGTCTGGCGTACGTCTTTGAGGTCGTAACCAATGACGACGGACCCAAGCATAGAGTGTACAGACTTATCAAGGAGAACTAG